In a single window of the Anguilla rostrata isolate EN2019 chromosome 4, ASM1855537v3, whole genome shotgun sequence genome:
- the prkaa2 gene encoding 5'-AMP-activated protein kinase catalytic subunit alpha-2: MAEKQKHEGRVKIGHYILGDTLGVGTFGKVKIGEHQLTGHKVAVKILNRQKIRSLDVVGKIKREIQNLKLFRHPHIIKLYQVISTPTDFFMVMEYVSGGELFDYICKHGRVEDTEARRLFQQIISAVDYCHRHMVVHRDLKPENVLLDGSMNAKIADFGLSNMMSDGEFLRTSCGSPNYAAPEVISGRLYAGPEVDIWSCGVILYALLCGTLPFDDEHVPTLFKKIRGGVFYIPEYLNRSVASLLMLMLQVDPLKRATIKDIREHEWFKQDLPGYLFPEDPSYDANVIDEEAVREVCEKFESTESEVMSSLYSGDPQDQLAVAYHLIIDNRRIMNQASEFYLASSPPTGSFMEEGMLLPPGVKPHPERMPPLLADSPKSRCPLDALNTTKPKPLAVKKAKWHLGIRSQSKPYDIMAEVYRAMKQLEYDWKVVNPYHLRVRRKNPVTGNFVKMSLQLYQVDNRSYLLDFKSIDDDIVELKSGSSTPQRSGSAAGLHRPRLSIDSASASVSVETPQLSSSLPGSLTGSAPLLTPRQGSHTMDFFEMCASLITTLAR, encoded by the exons ATGGCTGAGAAGCAGAAACACGAAGGCAGGGTTAAAATAGGACATTACATCCTTGGAGACACACTTGGAGTCGGCACCTTCGGAAAAGTTAAGA TTGGGGAGCACCAGCTCACAGGACACAAGGTCGCTGTGAAGATCCTAAATCGGCAGAAGATCCGCAGCCTCGATGTGGTGGGTAAAATCAAGCGGGAAATCCAGAACCTCAAGCTGTTTCGCCATCCTCACATCATTAAACT ATACCAGGTGATCAGCACTCCGACAGATTTCTTCATGGTGATGGAGTATGTTTCTGGAGGGGAGCTCTTTGATTATATCTGTAAGCATGGAAGG GTGGAGGATACAGAGGCCAGGCGTCTCTTCCAGCAGATCATCTCTGCAGTCGATTACTGCCACAGACACATGGTCGTCCACCGCGACCTGAAACCAGAGAACGTCCTGCTTGACGGCAGCATGAACGCCAAGATTGCTGACTTTG GGCTGTCCAACATGATGTCTGACGGGGAGTTCCTGAGGACAAGCTGTGGATCTCCCAACTATGCTGCCCCTGAGGTCATCTCTGGGAG GCTCTACGCGGGTCCCGAGGTGGACATTTGGAGCTGTGGGGTCATCCTGTACGCCCTGCTGTGCGGGACCTTGCCCTTCGATGACGAGCACGTGCCCACGCTGTTCAAGAAGATCCGTGGGGGCGTGTTCTACATCCCGGAGTACCTGAACCGCTCGGTGGCTAGCCTGCTAATGCTCATGCTGCAGGTGGACCCCCTGAAGCGGGCCACAATCAAAGACATCAG AGAGCACGAATGGTTCAAGCAGGACCTCCCTGGCTACCTGTTTCCCGAGGACCCCTCATACGACGCCAACGTGATTGACGAAGAGGCTGTGCGGGAGGTGTGCGAGAAGTTTGAGAGCACCGAGTCGGAGGTGATGAGCAGCCTGTACAGCGGAGACCCCCAGGACCAGCTGGCCGTGGCGTACCACCTCATCATCGACAACCGCCGCATCATGAACCAGGCCAGCGAGTTCTACCTGGCCTCCAGCCCGCCCACGGGCTCCTTCATGGAGGAGGGCATGCTGCTGCCCCCGGGGGTCAAGCCCCACCCCGAGCGCATGCCCCCGCTCCTGGCCGACAGCCCCAAGTCGCGCTGCCCCCTCGATGCCCTCAACACCACCAAGCCCAAGCCGCTGGCTGTCAAGAAGGCCAAGTGGCACCTGGGCATCCGCAGCCAGAGCAAACCGTACGACATCATGGCCGAAGTGTACCGTGCCATGAAGCAGCTGGAGTATGACTGGAAG GTGGTGAACCCCTACCACCTGCGGGTGAGGAGGAAGAATCCTGTCACGGGGAACTTTGTGAAGATGAGCCTGCAGCTCTACCAGGTGGACAATCGCAGTTACCTCCTGGACTTCAAGAGCATCGATG ATGACATCGTGGAGCTGAAGTCGGGCTCCTCCACGCCCCAGCGCTCGGGCTCGGCCGCCGGGCTCCACCGGCCGCGGCTGAGCATCGACTCGGCGTCGGCCTCGGTGTCGGTGGAGACGCCCCAGCTCAGCAGCTCCCTGCCGGGCTCCCTGACGGGCAGCGCCCCCTTGCTCACGCCGCGCCAGGGAAGCCACACCATGGACTTCTTCGAGATGTGCGCCAGCCTCATCACCACGCTGGCGCGCTGA
- the LOC135253780 gene encoding FYN-binding protein 1 isoform X1 — MEQEASLDFKALRAMFQEEAALKQMKNKPAIPEKPKLIPPPGARVSLLSSISAAVESKNPVIPRVVFKDTKTGSEAKRPLPLPVPIKPPVRDSNFNTEVLDHQQKKEGNVVKLAFKDRKLPLVLPVPPVVDKSKPAPPAKSVPPKKKSFLPFKSKFSKAAKEPTGITTGLTNTSEAPLNTSEGPLNTTEVPLDTSEVPLNTIEVPINTTESIVNPSISPVDTTEGPVNTLGDPTMESPPNTNEAPPIISEAPPNISEAPPNISEALPNISEASPNISEAPPNISEAPPNTSEGPISISEAPPNTSEGPISISEAPPNTSEGPISISEVPPNTSEGPISISESPTETSENPADTSEGPASISEDLPSISEGSPNTSESGFNIDDIPLPILPPMLAEEIDGETPILENGNIPHDLGLCSEPQAPSSELPDAPPFGDDTADQESTGSRTPPCDQRVLNALEKAKKKFVPFTSARPTSASPVNGDQPGEMTPSRLCPELPPIDYEDPFGRVSSAASVSPDNKIDDSPLRHSSPSIEGGVELGMEDIIPPPRKFLPDLESLGPSPEKPARPPFVDLSPYATTAPEAYVENALEAPAVPDLSFAAPELDTPECVPVEFEVPQIEAPEVPDIQASDFEAPQLLTHEAGVFDYAEPGTPDLGALNVGAPDLGPPESGDVKLGVPVFGSQETETPEAEASGITVPDSPVSPINKESEPQPGRQQEESHYESCDNVYEDVEANKFRRGQNARKRKGAPKNPYADSQPVNEESHKSSWFFNSRNERKASPEAHDDKELKKKEKQRLEKEKKEQKEREKKENEMKKKFKITGQEEPMYQAKVILPSKGRKDDLPVKSGDIVSIIRTTNCPKGKWLARDGNNKYGYISVKSVELDIKEMLELGKKASQAAGRTTAVEGETVSTGSRSSNHHPLSTSFTDDSEEWTCDDDDTLSPTENIGNSQTAPVVDVYSNHADAVDGGNLEGNNMQARHEALQKLATFFQQPRETTEPGIDDSTTEGTEEPSSLLFPAEESSYLEHEEVMEILPPPELYADSVNDDLPSLPTIGVE, encoded by the exons ATGGAGCAG GAGGCTTCATTGGACTTTAAAGCCCTAAGGGCCATGTTTCAGGAAGAGGCTGCTTTGAAACAGATGAAGAACAAACCTGCCATTCCAGAGAAGCCAAAACTCATCCCCCCCCCTGGTGCTCGAGTTTCCCTTCTGAGCTCCATCAGTGCAGCTGTGGAGAGCAAGAATCCAGTCATACCCAGAGTGGTCTTCAAAGATACTAAGACTGGATCTGAGGCAAAAAGGCCCCTGCCGTTACCAGTGCCCATTAAACCCCCTGTTAGAGATTCAAACTTTAATACAGAAGTGCTGGACCATCAAcagaagaaagagggaaatgTGGTGAAGTTAGCCTTCAAAGACAGAAAATTGCCCCTTGTGCTGCCAGTACCTCCAGTGGTAGATAAATCTaaaccagctcctccagcaaaaagtgtcccaccaaAGAAGAAGTCTTTTCTCCCCTTTAAATCAAAATTCTCTAAGGCAGCAAAAGAACCTACAGGAATCACCACAGGTCTCACTAACACCAGCGAGGCACCCCTCAACACCAGCGAGGGTCCCCTCAACACCACCGAGGTTCCCCTCGACACCAGTGAGGTTCCCCTCAACACTATCGAGGTTCCCATCAACACCACCGAGAGTATCGTCAACCCCAGCATAAGTCCCGTCGACACTACTGAGGGTCCCGTCAACACCTTGGGGGATCCCACCATGGAGAGTCCTCCCAACACCAATGAGGCTCCCCCCATCATCAGTGAGGCTCCCCCCAACATCAGTGAGGCTCCCCCCAACATCAGTGAGGCTCTCCCCAACATCAGTGAGGCTAGCCCCAACATCAGTGAGGCTCCCCCCAACATCAGTGAGGCTCCTCCCAACACCAGTGAGGGTCCCATCAGCATCAGTGAGGCTCCTCCCAACACCAGTGAGGGTCCCATCAGCATCAGTGAGGCTCCTCCCAACACCAGTGAGGGTCCTATCAGCATCAGTGAGGTCCCCCCCAACACCAGTGAGGGTCCCATCAGCATCAGTGAGAGTCCCACTGAAACCAGTGAGAATCCAGCCGACACTAGTGAGGGTCCTGCCAGCATCAGCGAAGATCTCCCTAGCATAAGTGAAGGTTCACCCAACACCTCTGAAAGTGGCTTCAACATCGATGACATACCACTACCAATACTACCACCAATGCTAGCTGAGGAGATCGACGGGGAGACCCCAATACTGGAGAATGGGAACATCCCCCACGATCTTGGCTTGTGCTCTGAACCCCAGGCTCCAAGTTCAGAGTTGCCGGATGCTCCACCCTTTGGAGATGATACGGCAGACCAAGAGTCCACTGGGAGCAGGACCCCACCCTGTGACCAGCGTGTTCTAAACGCTCTTGAAAAAGCAAAGAAGAAATTTGTACCTTTTACCTCGGCCAGACCCACGAGCGCTTCCCCTGTCAATGGGGATCAGCCAGGTGAAATGACCCCCAGCCGGCTGTGCCCTGAGCTGCCCCCCATAGACTATGAGGATCCGTTTGGACGAGTATCCTCTGCAGCATCTGTTTCTCCAGACAATAAGATTGATGACTCACCTCTTA GGCACTCCTCGCCTTCTATTGAAGGGGGTGTAGAACTGGGGATGGAGGATATAATTCCTCCCCCAAGAAAGTTTCTCCCAGACTTGGAATCTTTGGGCCCTTCGCCTGAGAAGCCTGCAAGACCTCCATTCGTGGATCTCAGTCCCTACGCGACCACAGCTCCAGAGGCTTATGTGGAGAATG CACTGGAGGCACCAGCAGTTCCGGATCTATCATTTGCAGCACCTGAACTTGACACTCCCGAGTGTGTGCCCGTTGAGTTTGAGGTTCCACAAATAGAGGCACCTGAAGTTCCAGACATTCAGGCATCAGACTTTGAAGCCCCACAGCTATTGACTCATGAAGCGGGGGTTTTTGATTATGCTGAGCCTGGGACTCCGGATCTTGGTGCTTTGAATGTTGGAGCACCAGACCTTGGTCCTCCGGAATCAGGGGATGTTAAACTTGGGGTTCCAGTGTTTGGATCTCAAGAAACTGAGACTCCAGAGGCCGAGGCTTCAGGAATCACTGTCCCTGACTCTCCTGTTTCACCCATTAACAAAGAAAGTGAGCCACAACCAGG ACGCCAGCAGGAGGAGAGCCATTATGAAAGCTGTGATAACGTTTATGAGGATGTGGAAGCTAACAAATTTCGGCGAGGTCAAAATGCTCGAAAACGCAAAGGAGCCCCAAAAA ATCCCTATGCTGATTCTCAGCCGGtg aatGAAGAGTCTCACAAGAGTTCGTGGTTCTTTAATTCACG AAATGAGCGAAAGGCAAGCCCAGAGGCTCACGATGACaaagaactgaagaaaaaagaaaagcagcgtttggagaaagagaaaaaagaacagaaagagagggagaagaaagaaaatgaaatgaagaagaAGTTCAAA ATCACAGGGCAGGAGGAGCCCATGTACCAGGCCAAGGTTATCTTACCGAGTAAGGGCCGGAAGGACGACCTGCCCGTGAAGAGCGGGGACATCGTCAGCATCATCCGAACCACCAACTGTCCCAAGGGGAAATGGCTGGCCAGAGACGGCAACAACAAGT ATGGGTACATCTCTGTGAAAAGTGTAGAGCTGGATATCAAGGAGATGCTGGAGCTGGGGAAGAAGGCATCCCAGGCTGCAGGCCGCACCACTGCAGTTGAGGGAGAGACCGTCAGTACGGGGAGCAG gtcCTCTAATCACCACCCTTTGTCCACTAGCT TTACAGACGACAGTGAGGAATGGACGTGTGACGATGATGACACTTTGTCGCCCACAGAAAACAT AGGGAACAGTCAGACTGCCCCAGTGGTTGATGTGT ATAGCAACCATGCAGACGCTGTTGATGGTGGCAACTTGGAGGGCAACAATATGCA agcaaGACACGAAGCACTTCAGAAACTGGCTACCTTCTTCCAGCAGCCCAGAGAAACCACTGAACCTGGGATAGACGACAGTACTACAGAGGG AACTGAAGAACCATCCA GCCTTCTGTTTCCAGCGGAGGAGTCGAGCTACCT CGAGCACGAGGAAGTCATGGAGATCCTTCCTCCCCCGGAGCTGTATGCAGACAGCGTGAATGACGACCTGCCCTCCCTGCCCACGA TTGGAGTGGAATGA
- the LOC135253780 gene encoding FYN-binding protein 1 isoform X2 yields the protein MEQEASLDFKALRAMFQEEAALKQMKNKPAIPEKPKLIPPPGARVSLLSSISAAVESKNPVIPRVVFKDTKTGSEAKRPLPLPVPIKPPVRDSNFNTEVLDHQQKKEGNVVKLAFKDRKLPLVLPVPPVVDKSKPAPPAKSVPPKKKSFLPFKSKFSKAAKEPTGITTGLTNTSEAPLNTSEGPLNTTEVPLDTSEVPLNTIEVPINTTESIVNPSISPVDTTEGPVNTLGDPTMESPPNTNEAPPIISEAPPNISEAPPNISEALPNISEASPNISEAPPNISEAPPNTSEGPISISEAPPNTSEGPISISEAPPNTSEGPISISEVPPNTSEGPISISESPTETSENPADTSEGPASISEDLPSISEGSPNTSESGFNIDDIPLPILPPMLAEEIDGETPILENGNIPHDLGLCSEPQAPSSELPDAPPFGDDTADQESTGSRTPPCDQRVLNALEKAKKKFVPFTSARPTSASPVNGDQPGEMTPSRLCPELPPIDYEDPFGRVSSAASVSPDNKIDDSPLRHSSPSIEGGVELGMEDIIPPPRKFLPDLESLGPSPEKPARPPFVDLSPYATTAPEAYVENALEAPAVPDLSFAAPELDTPECVPVEFEVPQIEAPEVPDIQASDFEAPQLLTHEAGVFDYAEPGTPDLGALNVGAPDLGPPESGDVKLGVPVFGSQETETPEAEASGITVPDSPVSPINKESEPQPGRQQEESHYESCDNVYEDVEANKFRRGQNARKRKGAPKNPYADSQPVNEESHKSSWFFNSRNERKASPEAHDDKELKKKEKQRLEKEKKEQKEREKKENEMKKKFKITGQEEPMYQAKVILPSKGRKDDLPVKSGDIVSIIRTTNCPKGKWLARDGNNKYGYISVKSVELDIKEMLELGKKASQAAGRTTAVEGETVSTGSRSSNHHPLSTSFTDDSEEWTCDDDDTLSPTENIGNSQTAPVVDVCNNHADAVDGGNLEGNNMQARHEALQKLATFFQQPRETTEPGIDDSTTEGTEEPSSLLFPAEESSYLEHEEVMEILPPPELYADSVNDDLPSLPTIGVE from the exons ATGGAGCAG GAGGCTTCATTGGACTTTAAAGCCCTAAGGGCCATGTTTCAGGAAGAGGCTGCTTTGAAACAGATGAAGAACAAACCTGCCATTCCAGAGAAGCCAAAACTCATCCCCCCCCCTGGTGCTCGAGTTTCCCTTCTGAGCTCCATCAGTGCAGCTGTGGAGAGCAAGAATCCAGTCATACCCAGAGTGGTCTTCAAAGATACTAAGACTGGATCTGAGGCAAAAAGGCCCCTGCCGTTACCAGTGCCCATTAAACCCCCTGTTAGAGATTCAAACTTTAATACAGAAGTGCTGGACCATCAAcagaagaaagagggaaatgTGGTGAAGTTAGCCTTCAAAGACAGAAAATTGCCCCTTGTGCTGCCAGTACCTCCAGTGGTAGATAAATCTaaaccagctcctccagcaaaaagtgtcccaccaaAGAAGAAGTCTTTTCTCCCCTTTAAATCAAAATTCTCTAAGGCAGCAAAAGAACCTACAGGAATCACCACAGGTCTCACTAACACCAGCGAGGCACCCCTCAACACCAGCGAGGGTCCCCTCAACACCACCGAGGTTCCCCTCGACACCAGTGAGGTTCCCCTCAACACTATCGAGGTTCCCATCAACACCACCGAGAGTATCGTCAACCCCAGCATAAGTCCCGTCGACACTACTGAGGGTCCCGTCAACACCTTGGGGGATCCCACCATGGAGAGTCCTCCCAACACCAATGAGGCTCCCCCCATCATCAGTGAGGCTCCCCCCAACATCAGTGAGGCTCCCCCCAACATCAGTGAGGCTCTCCCCAACATCAGTGAGGCTAGCCCCAACATCAGTGAGGCTCCCCCCAACATCAGTGAGGCTCCTCCCAACACCAGTGAGGGTCCCATCAGCATCAGTGAGGCTCCTCCCAACACCAGTGAGGGTCCCATCAGCATCAGTGAGGCTCCTCCCAACACCAGTGAGGGTCCTATCAGCATCAGTGAGGTCCCCCCCAACACCAGTGAGGGTCCCATCAGCATCAGTGAGAGTCCCACTGAAACCAGTGAGAATCCAGCCGACACTAGTGAGGGTCCTGCCAGCATCAGCGAAGATCTCCCTAGCATAAGTGAAGGTTCACCCAACACCTCTGAAAGTGGCTTCAACATCGATGACATACCACTACCAATACTACCACCAATGCTAGCTGAGGAGATCGACGGGGAGACCCCAATACTGGAGAATGGGAACATCCCCCACGATCTTGGCTTGTGCTCTGAACCCCAGGCTCCAAGTTCAGAGTTGCCGGATGCTCCACCCTTTGGAGATGATACGGCAGACCAAGAGTCCACTGGGAGCAGGACCCCACCCTGTGACCAGCGTGTTCTAAACGCTCTTGAAAAAGCAAAGAAGAAATTTGTACCTTTTACCTCGGCCAGACCCACGAGCGCTTCCCCTGTCAATGGGGATCAGCCAGGTGAAATGACCCCCAGCCGGCTGTGCCCTGAGCTGCCCCCCATAGACTATGAGGATCCGTTTGGACGAGTATCCTCTGCAGCATCTGTTTCTCCAGACAATAAGATTGATGACTCACCTCTTA GGCACTCCTCGCCTTCTATTGAAGGGGGTGTAGAACTGGGGATGGAGGATATAATTCCTCCCCCAAGAAAGTTTCTCCCAGACTTGGAATCTTTGGGCCCTTCGCCTGAGAAGCCTGCAAGACCTCCATTCGTGGATCTCAGTCCCTACGCGACCACAGCTCCAGAGGCTTATGTGGAGAATG CACTGGAGGCACCAGCAGTTCCGGATCTATCATTTGCAGCACCTGAACTTGACACTCCCGAGTGTGTGCCCGTTGAGTTTGAGGTTCCACAAATAGAGGCACCTGAAGTTCCAGACATTCAGGCATCAGACTTTGAAGCCCCACAGCTATTGACTCATGAAGCGGGGGTTTTTGATTATGCTGAGCCTGGGACTCCGGATCTTGGTGCTTTGAATGTTGGAGCACCAGACCTTGGTCCTCCGGAATCAGGGGATGTTAAACTTGGGGTTCCAGTGTTTGGATCTCAAGAAACTGAGACTCCAGAGGCCGAGGCTTCAGGAATCACTGTCCCTGACTCTCCTGTTTCACCCATTAACAAAGAAAGTGAGCCACAACCAGG ACGCCAGCAGGAGGAGAGCCATTATGAAAGCTGTGATAACGTTTATGAGGATGTGGAAGCTAACAAATTTCGGCGAGGTCAAAATGCTCGAAAACGCAAAGGAGCCCCAAAAA ATCCCTATGCTGATTCTCAGCCGGtg aatGAAGAGTCTCACAAGAGTTCGTGGTTCTTTAATTCACG AAATGAGCGAAAGGCAAGCCCAGAGGCTCACGATGACaaagaactgaagaaaaaagaaaagcagcgtttggagaaagagaaaaaagaacagaaagagagggagaagaaagaaaatgaaatgaagaagaAGTTCAAA ATCACAGGGCAGGAGGAGCCCATGTACCAGGCCAAGGTTATCTTACCGAGTAAGGGCCGGAAGGACGACCTGCCCGTGAAGAGCGGGGACATCGTCAGCATCATCCGAACCACCAACTGTCCCAAGGGGAAATGGCTGGCCAGAGACGGCAACAACAAGT ATGGGTACATCTCTGTGAAAAGTGTAGAGCTGGATATCAAGGAGATGCTGGAGCTGGGGAAGAAGGCATCCCAGGCTGCAGGCCGCACCACTGCAGTTGAGGGAGAGACCGTCAGTACGGGGAGCAG gtcCTCTAATCACCACCCTTTGTCCACTAGCT TTACAGACGACAGTGAGGAATGGACGTGTGACGATGATGACACTTTGTCGCCCACAGAAAACAT AGGGAACAGTCAGACTGCCCCAGTGGTTGATGTGTGTAA CAACCATGCAGACGCTGTTGATGGTGGCAACTTGGAGGGCAACAATATGCA agcaaGACACGAAGCACTTCAGAAACTGGCTACCTTCTTCCAGCAGCCCAGAGAAACCACTGAACCTGGGATAGACGACAGTACTACAGAGGG AACTGAAGAACCATCCA GCCTTCTGTTTCCAGCGGAGGAGTCGAGCTACCT CGAGCACGAGGAAGTCATGGAGATCCTTCCTCCCCCGGAGCTGTATGCAGACAGCGTGAATGACGACCTGCCCTCCCTGCCCACGA TTGGAGTGGAATGA